The DNA segment GCGCTCGACCTGCTCCCCGACGGTTCCACTGTCGGCTTCGAAGGGGATCCCGCCAACGGACCGATCGAGCGCGGAGCCGTACTCGCCCACTGGAAGGCGAACAGCTACCGCGCGCAGGTCCACCCGGCGACGCTCTTCGTCCGACGCGACCTGCTGCTCGCACTCGGCGGCTGGATGGCACTGCCGGCCTCGGAGGACACGGGACTGCTGCTCGCGATGAACGCGGTCAGCCGAGGCTGGTTCTCGTCCGAGGTCGGCCTCCGGTACCGCAAGTGGCCAGGTCAGGCAACGAGCCAGACCGCGCACACCGATACGGCCGAGCGCGATACGCGGATGGCGGTGGTGGAAGCCAGAGCGCGTGCGCTGGGGCACTTCCCGTGGCGCTACCCGGCCGGCTCCGACTGACAGGGCTTCACAGGAGGTCCGGCCGGGGCCTCGGGGCTTCGCAGGCGGTCTCGCGAGGGGCAGTGGGCACCACGATCGTGCCCGCCGTGATGTCGCGCGGATCCAGACGTGTCGACAGCTGAGCCGGGCTGCAACCCTGACGCAGAGGCAGGGTCAGCCCCGCATCCGTGTCACCTCAGTGCCTCGGCATCGACCCGGGAGAAGATCAGATCGCTCTCGGCCGTGACCGGCCCGCGCCATCGCACGGGAGGCTTGGGCCGGCGCAGGGCACCCGGATAGCTCTCCGGCGCGTAGTCGTTGGCCAAGTGGTAGGTGTGAAAGCCGTGTTCGCGCATGACGTCCAGCAACTCATCCACTGATTC comes from the Streptomyces sp. NBC_01471 genome and includes:
- a CDS encoding glycosyltransferase family 2 protein produces the protein MRRRIIIVTAVHAPSAPFLAEAYTSLCAQELPGGWDWHWVIQEDGMSSDVAPQVPADERVTFRQGRAGGPGVARTMALAHADGAYVKVLDADDQLPPGALARDLAALEENPDIGWATSRALDLLPDGSTVGFEGDPANGPIERGAVLAHWKANSYRAQVHPATLFVRRDLLLALGGWMALPASEDTGLLLAMNAVSRGWFSSEVGLRYRKWPGQATSQTAHTDTAERDTRMAVVEARARALGHFPWRYPAGSD